CAGAGCCGCCGAGAAGGGACTGCTCTCGATCGAAGCGGTAAATATCCGGGATTATACGATCAATAAACATAAAAAAGTAGATGATTATCCATATGGCGGTGGGGCTGGAATGTTGATGCAGGCGCAGCCTGTTTATGATGCCTGGAAATCGATCGTTGATAAGATTGGTGCAAAACCGCGTACTATTTACCTTACACCACAGGGACCGACTTTTACCCAGCAGGCTGCAAAGTCGTTTGCGAAGGAGGAGAATCTGATTTTTCTGTGTGGACATTATGAGGGAATTGATGAGCGCGTCTTAGAGGAGATCGTGACGGATTATGTTTCGATCGGTGACTATGTACTGACGGGAGGCGAACTTCCGGCGATGGTCATGGTGGATGCGATTTCCCGCATGGTACCTGGAGTGCTGACAAACGATGAATCCGGTTCTACGGAGTCGTTTGAGGGAGATCTGTTAGAGTATCCGCAGTATAGCCGGCCGGAGGAGTGGATGGGTAAAAAAGTTCCGCCGGTACTCTTGTCAGGCAATCATAAACTTGTAGACGAGTGGCGCAGGGAGCAATCTATTATAAGGACGAAAGAAAGAAGACCGGATCTGTTTGCAAGGGCAGTGCTGACAGAAAAGGAACAGAAAAAGTGGAGACCATAAATGAGCCGTTGCAAACGGCTCATTTTATGTTATAATAGGTTAGCTGAATCTAACGATAAGTAGGGGAGACTATCGGATGACAGACAAAAGAAAACATGAAAAAGAAGATTATTTAAAGGCGATGTATCTGTTAAAGCGGAGAAAGGATCAGGTTACGAGATCAGATCTGGAACGTTATTTTGAGGCATCAGCAAACAAAGTTAACCGTGTTGTGGATAGTCTTTTAGAAGAGGGGTATTTATACAGGGATGATAAACGCCATATATATCTTACGGCAATTGGTATAAACAAAGGAAAGGAATATCTGGAAAAATATCGTATTCTTACGGAGTTTTTAATGATGATATCCGGGATTGACCAGCAGTCGGCAGAACGGAATGCGAAAGAAATTGAATATGTGATCGATGGTGAGGTTTATATGGGGATTCGGATGTTTTTGAAAAACCGTCATGTTTTTTCATATTCTATGAGTGGAAATGATTTAAATTTTCTTTTCCCATACGGAGAGAGGGAGATGCCGATTGCAATTTATACCAAAGAGAGCAGATGTCCAAGGACACTGGCAAAGGAATATAAGGTGTTTAAGAAGAAAGTAAAAGTGAAAATCTGTGATGAGAGTTATCTTTACCTGGAGTTAGAGCAGAAAAGGAATGAACCAAAGGTCTTTTATTATTATGGGGAAGAATGGCGTGTGGCAAAAAGACAGGATGGAAGATATGCAATATTAACGGAGGCGCTTGAATGTAATGTGCAGCGGAGCGACCTGATATCAGAAGGAACCGTTGCATTGATCGTTCAGATGAAAGATGAGGAACCGAAAGAGGATGATATCTGTATCCTTACCGTTTCCCTGATCTGATCGTGAAAATGGCTGTGTAATTGCGAAAAAGGAGTTTACAGGAAATGTTTATCAGTGAAATTGAAGAGTGCAGACCAACAATGTTTCAACTGCAATGTCTGAAAAGATTAAGAAAACAGCAGCAGGATGGGGCAGGCTGTAATGAAGCGGAAATTGCAAGGAGTCTTTCTGTGAATCGATCTACGGTCTCAAGATGTTTAAAACGCAGCGTGGAACTTGGTATTCTGACGGAAAATGGATATGAATTTACGAAAAAAGGAAATGAAGTTTTAGAATATTATCTGGATGTAGAAAAGGAATTAATTTATTATTTTGAGCGGATCGGTGTGGAAAAGGAGGCACGTTATCAGGCGGTAGCAGGAATGCTTGATGCAGTTGATATCAAAACGATCCAGACAATATGCCAGAGAGAAAAAATGCATTTGCAGTATGAAAATATCGGGCAGAAAAATCTGGGGCAGATGCTGGATGATCCACAGGAAAATGCAGGAGTGGTACTGCCATATGGTACATATGAGGTTGATTTTTCTATTTACCGGCAGGGCAGGGAATGTAAGAAACTTTCCATGGCAGATCGTGGATTTGAAAAACCGGCAAAGTTATATGTGTGTCAAAAAGAGTCATGTCTCGAACTTTGTATCAGGGAGGTTACTGCATATTCGGGCAACAATCATCGGATGCTGCTGCACGGCCATTTGCAGACAATCAAATGTAAGTGCAGGGATGATGGATTGAAAAAATTGCCGATTGAGAATGGTATTGTGCGGATACCATTTGATGAGATCTGTTTAGAATCGCTTCCGAATGGAAAAATAACCGGTCAGATACAACTGACGATGACATGCAGTGTCGGTGTTTTACATATGCCGGAAAGTATTGCTACACTGGTTCTTAGAATGTAGCAAACTTCCTGCAGAACATTGAAATAAGATAAATTGAAATAGGGGAACGATATATTTATTTAAAACTTGTCAAAAACACTACAATTGTGATAATATATATTCATATGAAAAATCCGTTCGGACATTCTATTGTCCGGACAAGGCTCTTATCATGGAGCACACTCATATTTTAAATCCGGCGTTTCGCCAAAATTTCAACAATAAAGATCGTGAAATGAATCAAAAAAGTAAAAAATCAAAATTCAAAATGAAAAAGAAGGAGTAGAGGAGACTGCCTATGGCAAAAGAAGAAAAACAAGTACGTGCATCTTACCTTGAAGCGACAGGACGCATTGATTATGGAATGACCAATGATTACATGTTCCGTGCAATATTACAGAGAAATGAAAAAGTATTAAAGGGACTGATCTGCTCTCTGTTACATTTAAAACCAGAAGAAATAACATCAGTCAGGATCACGAATCCGATCGAACCTGGGGACAATTATGATGCAAAAGAGTTCATACTGGATATTGTGGTACTGTTGAATGATACCACACTGATCAATCTGGAAATGCAGATGGAGAATGAATTGAACTGGGAAGACCGTTCCTTAAGTTATCTGTGCCGCTCTTACGACCAGCTTTGCCGGGGAGAGGAATATACAATGGCAAAACCGGTGATACATATCGGATTTCTAAACTTTCCACCATTTGCAGGAAGCCGGGAATTTAATGCATCCTATAAACTTATGAATGTAAAAAATCATCGTATATATAGTGACAAATTTATTTTGAATGTGATAGACTTAACACAGATAGAACAGGCAACTGCGGAGGATAAAGCCAGCCGAATAGACTACTGGGGGAAGCTGTTCACCGCAACCACATGGGAGGAGATCAGAATGCTTGCAAAGAAAAGTAAAACAATGGAAGAAGCATCCAAAGCATTATATGAATTAAATGCAGATGAGATCACACGCCAGAAATGCCGCGCAAGGGATGACTATTACAGACTGCAGAACACGATAAACAAAAAGATGGAAGAACTTACGGAAGAAAATCAAAGCCTGACAGCCGAGAAAGAAAGCCTGACAGCGAAAAACCAGAATTTGACAGCAGAGAAAGAAAAACTGGAGTTAGAGAAGCAGGCTTTGGAAAAACTTCTTACCGAACATGGAATCTCATATCCTGTGCACACAGATGAAGTACTTTGATTTCATAAAACAAAAGTTTATACCACAGTAACACCATCTGTATCAAGGAAGAACTGCATAACCGATACAGGTGGTGCCAACATTTAATGATAAGATTTTCTCAACACATCAAAAAACGTTGCATGTCTGCAACACACAATTTCCCCAATAAAAACAAGCTATACAAGGAAAACGGAATAAAAAAACAGAGATAAAATTGTAAACTTTCCACCAAAAACACCTTGAGTTTCCGCAAAATGTAATCAAAACATGATTACATCTTCCCAAAGCACCAATCTGTCAGTTTTTTTGATATTTTAGATTGACAGTTCTATGAGTAGAGGCACTTTAATAAGCCCCACCGGAATCGGGCTTTGGGAGATGTATTCTTTTATCTATCTAAGCGGTCAGCTTAAGGCAGAGTTGACGATATGCCGGACGTTTTGTCCGAAACCACAGCCTGACGCCTTCTTTTGCATATGATAGTATGCCGGAGATACCTTTGGCTAACCGGTAATAGCAGAAATGTACTTTTTCCTTTACAGGGTCTGCTTTTTGTATGATTGCAACCTTTAGGGCATGCGTTTCTGGTTTCATGGACATATGTGCCAGAAATGCCATGCACAGGGTAATATAAAAATTCAGGGCATTGATTGCAGCGAGCTTCCTCACACGGAAGTTTTCAAACTGAAACATCTGCTTCTTACAGCGGAAATATTCCTCAATGCGCCATCTGGAAAAGTAAGTCAGGGCGATATTTACCACGTCTTCTTTGGATTTGATTTTCTTATTGGTTGCAAGCATCATGGGATGTTCTGTAATGCCGTAAACCAGTACGAGATAAATATCTTTCTTTGAAGCGGTAATCTGTACTTTCACATGAGAAAGATAGGCATCATGCTTTTTACCCTTGTATGTCAGGGCAGTTTTAATCTTACCCTTTCTCTGATTACGAAGCTGTGTGGCAGGAACCCATTTTCCATGGAAGAAGAGTTTCCTTTTGGCAGTAAGACGGATGACATAGTCCTGTTCCAGTTCATCAAGTTTCAGAAACATCTTGTTGTCATCGTAGCCTCTGTCCATGGCAAAGGTTGCTTTGCCAAAGAGAGCTGCACCACGTTCCATTGCAGAAAAAGTAACATCATTTATAGAGGTAAAATGTTTTTCTTTTGAAGAATGAATTTCTGAAAAAATACTGACAGGATGATTATTTTTAGTGAGAACACAGGCTTCTGTTACATGATATCCTTTTTCATAAACTGTTTTGGAAGCAGTACTTTTAGAGCCATCTCTGACAAGTCCGAGAGCTTCAAATTTGTAACCATCAGGCTTTACAACATCGCTGTCATCAATGTGTATGACAGGTTCTTGCGGAGCCCATTTACGGATGGCAGTAAGATAAGATTTAAGCGTGGTGGAGGAAATGCCATTGTTTAAATGTCTGGTCAGCCGTTCAACAGAATTGACCTTTTTGGAATCTTCGTGAAGCTGATCCACAACATCGGTTAAAAGACAGCTTCTGGAGGCAAGCATACCATAAGTCATCTCGGCAGAAAACTTTTTGTCCGGCTTGGACAGGTGTTTTGAAATTTTATTTGAAAAAGTTAAAATTTCCCGTTTCAAAGTATAAGTATTTGTTGTAGAATTAAGCATAAGGAGTCCTCCTGATTTTTGTTTAGTATCTTTTTGATTAGACACCTTAATTTTACTACAAAACAGGAAAGGATTCCTTATATTTTGGGCATTTTTTGAAAGTTGTTTATGACGATGATTATGAAAACGGGGCTTTGTGGATAAAAGTACGGAAACTCAAGTAAAAAATATCTTTACAATCACAAATTTATGTGATAAGATATAATAGTTGTGAGTAAAAATAGATGGTCCTCTGTTACGAATTCGCGTATTAAGAACATCCAAATTATCAGGAGGTCACAAAATGAACGCAAGTGAAATCATTAAGAACATTGAAACAGCACAGTTAAAAGCAGAAGTACCGGAGTTCCGTGTTGGTGATACTGTAAAAGTTTACGGTAAGATCAAAGAGGGTAACCGTGAGAGAATCCAGGTATTCGAGGGTACTGTACTTAAAAAACAGGGTGGAAGCAACCGTGAGACATTTACTGTAAGAAAAATCTCTAACGGTGTCGGCGTAGAAAAAACATGGCCGTTACATTCTCCGAACGTTGAGAAAGTAGAAGTAGTTCGTCAGGGTAAAGTAAGACGTGCTAAATTATTCTACTTAAGAGATCGCGTTGGTAAGAAAGCAAAAGTAAAAGAGTTAGTAAAATAGTAGATGTAAAAGAAAAGCTGCAGTGGAAACACTGCAGTTTTTTAATTTTTCGGACGTGCACTGCGGACTAAAGTACTTATGGTACAATAAGTAACATGAACTTCTGCATCGGTCAAAGGGATCGCTTTCCGGTCTTTCATGGGCTGGTTTAAGGGTGTTGCGATACTGGTGGAAAAACATAACAATGAGGAGTTCCGGACCAGTTCCTCAAACTCAAATTCATCTGTCTGTATCAGAAAACGTGATGCAGGCATTTTTTGTTTTACCAGTTCAGTCCAGAAACCGATCTGGTCACGGAGAAGGCAGTTAAAGCCATTGAGCTGCGTGAGACTTAACTCGGCGTTATCTATAAAAACGATTTCTTCAACATTCCGGTACTCAAAGAAATCGGAACAAAATATGGAAAGAGTGTAGCTCAGGTAGCACTCCGCTTCCTGCTTCAGAATGGGGTAGTTGTCATCCCGAAATCTACCCACGAAGAAAGAATGCAGGAAAACTTCAATGTGTTTGATTTTTCACTGACCGATGAGGAAATGAAGCAGATCGAAGCACTTGATACAGGAGAAAGTTTATTCTTTTCACATTATTCACCGGAAACCGTGGAATGGTTTATGAGTATTGTATAGATAACAGGCTTGTAAAAGCGTATTGCAGTTTATGGAAGCTGCAATACGCTTTTCGTGTATAATAGGGAAAAATCGTCGCATTATGGAACATCAATAATTCCAATGAAAATAGCATTTACTTCTTTATAGTGCTGTGGTAAAGTATTTAAAGATATATTATAAATACACTTCTTTCAGTGGGATTTGTGTGATCTGCAACAACAGAAATGTATACGAATGGAGATAGAATTATGGTTTCAAAAAGAATACAAAAGGCTTTACTCGGAAATTCTGCGATCCGTGCAATGTTTGTAGAAGGAAAAGCAATGGCAGAAAAATATGGTGCAGAGAATGTCTATGATTTTTCTCTTGGCAATCCAGCAACACCGGCTCCGGCAGCGTTAAATAACAGTATCCGTGATCTGTTAGACGAGGCAGATAAAAAAGGTGCATCAGGTTCTCTGGAATTACACGGATATATGGAAAATGCCGGCTATAAAGATGTGCGTGAAGCGATCGCAGAGAACTTAAACAAACGTTTTGGTACTGCATTTGATGGTCAAAATATTGTAATGACAGTCGGTGCAGCAGGCGGTCTTAATATAATTTTTAAGACAATTTTAGATCCGGGAGATGAGGTGATCGTGTTTGCACCATTTTTCGGTGAGTATCGTCAGTATGCAGCTAATTTTGATGCGGATATTGTAACGGTAAATCCGGATCTTCGGACATTTCAGCCGGATTTAGCTGACTTTGCGGCAAAGATCACAGGAAAAACAAAGGCACTTATCGTCAATACACCAAATAATCCGACAGGTGTGATTTACAAACCTGAGACGATGCAGGCAATCGCTGCTATCTTAGAAAAGAAACAGGAAGAATACGGACATGACATTTATCTGATATCAGATGAGCCTTATCGTGAGCTGGTTTATGATGGAAATAAAGAAGATTTTCTGACAAAATATTATAAAAATACGATCGTTGGATATTCTTTCAGCAAATCATTATCACTGCCGGGAGAACGTATCGGTTATGTGGTAGTTCCAAATGAGGCATCTGATGCCGAAGATCTGATACGCGGTATTGAGATATCAAACCGTACGCTTGGATTTGTCAATGCACCATCTTTGATCCAGAAAGCAGTTGCAAGATGTTTAGATGAAAAAACAGATGTTTCTTTTTATGATGAAAACCGAAAGATGTTATACGATGGCTTAACGAATCTTGGCTTTACCTGTATCAAGCCGGAAGGAGCATTTTACCTGTGGGTGAAATCTCCGGTCGCCAATGAAGAAGAGTTTGTAGAAGAGGGCAAAAAGCTGCATCTTCTGATGGTAAAAGGAAGTGCATTTGGATGTGGCGGATTTGTACGCCTTGCTTATTGTGTTTCTCATGAGACAATCAAAAATTCACTTCCTGCATTTGCAAAATTAGCAGAAGTGTATGGACTGAATTAGTAGGAGGCATAGAATGGGTAACTGGGAATCTTATGTAAGAAAAGTAGTACCTTATGTTCCGGGAGAGCAGCCACAGGAACAGCGTATGATCAAATTAAATACAAATGAAAATCCGTATCCACCGGCACCAGGAGTGATCCGTGCACTGAAAGAGTTCGATACAGACCGGCTCAGATTATATCCGGAGCCGGCCTGTAAAGTTCTTGTCGATGCGATCGCAGAGTATTATGGTTTAAAGAGCAGTCAGGTTTTTGTGGGTGTTGGATCTGATGATGTACTTGCAATGATCTTTATGACGTTCTTTAATTCTAAAACACCGATCTGGTTTCCGGATATTACGTATTCGTTTTATGATGTGTGGGCAGATATGCTTCGGATACCATATGAGGTAAAAACGTTAGACGATAATTTCCAGATCGTAAAAGAAGATTATTATGGCGAAAATGGAGGCGTAGTTTTTCCAAATCCAAATGCACCGACAGGAATTTTAATGCCACTTTCAGAAATTGAGGATATCATAAAGCATAATCAGGATGTGATTGTGGTTGTGGATGAGGCATATATCGATTTTGGAGGGGAGAGTACACTTCCTCTGATTGAGAAATATGATAATTTGCTGGTGGTCCAGACTTTTTCAAAGTCACGTTCCATGGCAGGCATGCGTATCGGCTATGCAATGGGAAATGAAAAACTTATTAAATATATTAATGATGTGAAGTACTCATTTAATTCCTATACGATGAATCAGACAGCACTTGCACTTGGTGTGGAAGCAATAAAGGACAAGGACTACTTCGAAGAGACCAGACAGCGTGTAATAGCGACCCGTGAATGGACAAAGAAAGAGCTTGCAAAACTTGGTTTTTCATTTGGAGATTCCATGAGTAATTTTATCTTTGCAACACATGAGCGTGTGCCGGCAAAAGAATTGTTTGAGGCTTTGAAAAAAGAACATATTTTTGTGCGGTATTTTTCAAAAGAACGAATCAGCAATTATCTGAGGATCAGTATCGGAACAAAAGAAGAGATGGAAGAACTGATTCGTTTCCTGAAAAATCATCTGCAGAGATGAAACCGGACGTTAATTGAATGGAGGAAAAGTATCATATCCCGTATTTTCAAGTGGCAGAATAGACATTTGTTTTTGAACCATGCGGTTTGATCCAAAATGGAAGAGGACAAAACCGCATGAGATACAGATCACTCCTGTGGCAAAATAAAGGATGAAAAAGAGTGCACTGCTGCCGGTTGGTAAAATGCTGCTTATGACGGTTCCCCAGAAGTTAAATAACATGTGAAACAGGATAGACTGATAAATACTGCCACCTCTTTCACAGATGTAACCCAGAATCATACCGAGGAAAAATGCATAGATTCCCTGTATCATATTCATGTGGAAAACTCCGAATAAAAGTGCCTGCATGATGTTTGCTGCCCAGAACGGAAATACTTTTTTTGCCTGATGCATGGTAACACCGCGAAAGAGAAGTTCTTCACCGATTGGGGCAAGCAGGACGGAGTAAAAGAACATGGATACGGTCAGCCCATTTGTCATTCCTGCAGTGTCCATAAGTTTTTCATAGGCTTTCATCCACTGTGGAAACAAAGATGCCAGGAAAGAGACCAGATAGGTCGACAGACACTGTGTACCAGGTACTAAAAGGATGATCCCAATAACGGAAAGCGGATGGAAAATCTTTCCCGGGTGAACCAGATAAATCCCATGATATCCGGCATGGTACCATAGACCGAATGCTCCGATACAGAGCAGGGAAAATACGATCATGATCATGGTATTTACGCGCGTTGAGGACCAAAGGTTTAAAGTATTGTTCCAAAGCTCTGTATAGACATGGCTGGAAGAAAAAATATAGCGGATATGTTCATAAAACAGGGCTACTCCCATTACAAAAAACATGGCAAGGTACTGGAATGCTATCGCAAGCAAAAATGGTATAAAAGTAAAGAAAAATGAGCCTATTTTTTTCATGTGGAATGCTCCTTTACAGGGTAAAATATTTGTTGGTAAAAAATATTATAGCAAACATATGTTTGAAAATCAATAGAAAAGAAATAAAAATCAGAACAAATGTTCTGATTTTGTAAACCGATATATTTCATTGCATTTACATGGAGAAAATGATATAATAACGATCTGCGAAAAAAATAAAATAACAAAAATATCTATTTACTTTAAAACTTTAATATGCTAAAATGCAACATAGATGTATAGCGCACATAGCGTGCAATCAATAAAAAAGGAGAAAGGATTATGAGCAAGAAACTTAGGACAGAGGCAGTGGATCATCTGTTTGATGCTATTTTAAGCCTCCAGAACAAGGAAGAATGTTATACATTTTTTGAAGATGTATGTACTGTGAATGAGCTGCTTTCTTTATCACAGAGATTTGAAGTTGCGAAGATGCTTAGAGATCAGAAGACATATCTTGATATCGCAGAAAAGACCGGTGCTTCCACTGCAACGATCAGTCGTGTAAACCGTTCATTGAATTATGGCAATGACGGATATGATATGGTTTTCTCAAGACTTCAGGAAAAAGATAAAGAATAGAAATAAAAAGAACCGCTATTCTGGCAGACAGGTGTATATGCAAATATATGATCATCTGTCTTATCAGAAATAGCGGTTCTTCTATTATTTTTTGGATGGTTTTGTGTCCGGATCTTTTGAAGCCATCTGGTCGATCATTTTTTCAATCAGAGTTTTTTTGATGTATACGTCATAACTGAGCATACAGATAAAACTGAACGTATGCAAAAGATCGGCTTCTTCTTCCGATGCATCCGGGAATGTTTTCATGGAAGTGTTGAATTTCTTTGCAAGATCTTTCATGAGGTTCTGTGTTTCCGGATGTTCTAAACTGAAAACTTCTTTATAGATATCTTCGAGACTGTAGTGCTCGTCATTGCCGAAGTATTTTTCTGTGATCGGATTTAAAATCCCCTGGATATCGCTGATACTTAAAATACTCTTCAGATAATAAATAAAGATCAGAACCAGTACATGTTCTTTGGTATATTTCTTCTTTTCCGGTGGAGGAAGAAGGTTGTTTTTTGCATAATTGTTGATCATTGTCTTAGTCAGGATTTTGTCGTCATCATGACGCTTGGAAGCTGCAAGCTGTGAATCCATAAATGTGGTTACCTGATCCATATATAAATCAATATTCGGAATATCTTCCGGTTTGACGTAATCAATCTGCTGTAAGGAATCTAAGATTGAACGTAAAAATTGTTTCGTATCCATATTTGTGTCACCTCTTATCACATTATATAGTAATGAAAACTAGATGACAAGATATAAATGAAAAAATAATTTAACAAAATAATTCAAGATAGGTTTTATTGCACGAAAAGTACATGTTATAGTATAATAGCAATCAATGAAAGAAAAGGAAAATAATAAATATGAGTATATACGATACACTGAATGAACAGCAGAGGGAAGCAGTATATCAGACGGAGGGACCGGTGCTGATCTTAGCGGGAGCAGGTTCCGGGAAAACGCGTGTGCTGACACACCGTACTGCTTATTTAATAGAAGAAAAGGGAGTTAATCCCTATCATATCATGGCGATCACTTTTACCAACAAGGCAGCTGGGGAGATGCGGGAGCGGATTGATAAAATTGTTGGATTCGGTTCGGAAAGTATCTGGGTATCGACCTTTCATTCAAGTTGTGTGAGAATCCTGCGCCGTCATATTGACCGGATCGGATTTGATACCAATTTTACGATCTACGATGCGGATGATTCAAAATCCCTGATGAAAGATATCTGTAAGCGTTTAGAGATCGATACTAAGATTTATAAAGAGAAAAGTTTTTTAGCAGCAATCTCGTCAGCGAAAGACGAACTGATCACACCGACAGAACTGATGCAGCGTGCACTGACATCTTCTGATTATGCAAAACGCAGACAGGCGGAGGTATACCGGGAGTATCAGGATGCATTACATAAGAACAATGCGCTTGATTTCGATGATCTGATCATGAAAACGGTAGAACTTTTACAGTCGGATCCTGAAGTGAAAAATTATTATCAGGAGCGTTTCCATTATATTATGGTAGACGAGTATCAGGATACCAATACAGCACAGTTTGAACTGATCCGTCTTCTGGCGGGAAAGTATCAGAATCTTTGTGTAGTAGGTGATGATGACCAGTCTATTTATAAGTTCCGTGGGGCGAATATTTATAATATTTTAAATTTTGAAAAACATTTTCCAGATGCAAAAACAATCAAATTAGAGCAGAATTACCGTTCCACCCAGAATATTTTAAATGCAGCAAACAGCGTGATCGCAAACAATGTCGGCAGAAAATCAAAGACACTCTGGACTGCAAATGAAGAAGGTAAGAAGATTGATTTTGAACAGTTTAATACCGGTTATGAGGAAGCTGATTTTATCGCATGTGATATTGCAGGTGATGTAAAGAACGGAGCTTATCATTATGGGGATCATGCTGTTTTATACCGTACAAATGCGCAGTCACG
The Roseburia rectibacter DNA segment above includes these coding regions:
- a CDS encoding DUF1836 domain-containing protein, with product MDTKQFLRSILDSLQQIDYVKPEDIPNIDLYMDQVTTFMDSQLAASKRHDDDKILTKTMINNYAKNNLLPPPEKKKYTKEHVLVLIFIYYLKSILSISDIQGILNPITEKYFGNDEHYSLEDIYKEVFSLEHPETQNLMKDLAKKFNTSMKTFPDASEEEADLLHTFSFICMLSYDVYIKKTLIEKMIDQMASKDPDTKPSKK